A window of Solanum stenotomum isolate F172 chromosome 9, ASM1918654v1, whole genome shotgun sequence genomic DNA:
TATAATGAAATTTGCTGCCCAGTTCACGaggaatttttatgtttattaaaaaaaaaaaagttggctCTATACAATTGGATGAGACCATCAATTAAATTTAGCATGTGAAGAagtctagttttttttttaaaaaaaggaatattAAAATAGCACTTGGGTTGCAAAgtcaaacaaaaaaacaaaaaaaaataaaacatgttgCATATATAAAATCAATTCCTATGATACCATAAGAGAGAAACAATTTCCAAATCCGATGGCTGTTATTTGTGTTTTGATCACTAAATTTATTGTACTTTAGGTTCAGAACTTTGgcaattattaatattaaattaatgctGAGGGTCtcccggaaacagcctctctacctccacgagatagtggtaaggtctgcgtacactctaccctccccagaccccacctagtggaatttcactgggtatgttgttgttgttgttgttgtaatattaaattaatactctTTTCTTCCTTGTTTTACGTGATGCAAATActcttgaaaaattaaaagaatacttttaaatattttaatctgTTAGTCATTCTCACGTATAAATTTATCCTTGTTTAAGAAAATACTGAATTCGATTGAACGGTAGGGAATACATTTCATCTTGCCACAATCTCTCTATATATAGATATCAAAGAAAGAGGACTTCAACATTGAATTGTGAGcatatcaaagaaaaaaatgaacttaGCTCACAACAAAATTCATTGTTTGGTAATACCATTTCCAACACAAGGCCACATAAATCCAATGCTTCAATTCTCCAAAAGATTACAACACAAAGGCATAGAAATCACACTTGTTCCTACCATTCACATATTCAACAAAAGCATGCAAGAATTGACAAGTTCCATCACAATTGAGCCAATTTCTGATGGATATGATGATGTGAATGGACTTTTTTGTGCTAAGTCCATTGAAACCTACTTAGAAAGTTATCAAAAAGTTGGATCACAAGATATCATTCAACTCattgaaaagttgaaaaacaaagGAAATCCTATAAATTGTGTCATTTATGACTCATTCATGCCTTGGATTCTTGATGTTGCAAAAATGTTTGGACTAGTAAGTTGTGTTTTCTTCACTATGTCATGTGCTgttgaaaacattttttatcaTATCCAACTAAAGGAACTAAAGCTTCCTGTTGAAGGACATCAAGTTTTGCTCCCTGGATTACCACCATTAGTTCCCTCTGACTTGCCATCTTTTGTTAATGATTTGGGGTCATATCCACCATTCTTGAAGATGCTTGTTGATCAATTCTCTAATATCCAAGAAGCTGATTGGATCCTTTGCAACACCATATATGAATTGGAGAAACATGTTTGTATTCacactcttcttctttttttattatttatttattccttAACTACTTGAAAGGGAGCCTCGGTGCAATGGTAAGAAACTATGTTGTTCAGATCCTTTAGAAATGTATTCACACTTATGTCAGATCCTCGAAAAATCAATAACTTTTGGAGGATTTGGCACACACTCCATTGACATCTTTTGAAGGATCCCAATTCTCAAAGCCCTATGTGTCACAAGCAAACACCACATGTGCTTTACTATTTTAATTGGTGGGGGTAGAGGGTTTTTGTGCATTATAGCACATGCCATGACTACGGGTTCTTTACTTTTTGGTGGTGTATAGGGTTTTTGTCACATAGAGAAAATCGATTCTTGCTACTCTGTTTGCTTAACACAAGTCTTATTTAACTTACATGGACAAACTTCATAGTTCATTtatatgatctttttttttttcaattatgaatAGGAAGTGGATTGGATAACAAAGAGATTGTCATTGAGGACTATTGGACCAACCATACCATCCATGTATGTGGACAAGAGACTTGAGAATGATAATTCATATGGTCTAAGTATGTACAAGCCTAAAACTGATGTTTGCATGAAATGGCTAAGTGATTGTGATGATGGATCAGTTGTGTATGTCTCATTTGGAAGTATGGCTGAATTGAAAGAAGAACAAATGAAGGAGATAGCTTGTGGATTGAAGAAAAGCAATCACAACTTCTTGTGGGTAGatagtgttgacacccaattttggctctccacatctaataataataataataaaatatatatgttatgaattTTTATAGGAATACAAAaggatttttaattatttatttgacttgataaatttatttcataaattttatttcttacaaaatcaaatatattatattactacttactttctcattttttaaataagtgtCGTTCTTAAGAATCGAATctatttttgttcaaatataattccttttgtCGCAATAGATATTTTTCGTGCATTTATTAAAATTGGAAAGCTTAGTTAATTAATgatttactaatttatattaatttaattttaagagtgactaattttatcaaatgagctaatcttgcaaaataattatcacttatggctatttaataaagaaagtagttataatttaaattaatttaatttgagcaaatttggcaatccaagtcttATTAAACTGGTCAATCCATGTATGCCACGTAGGCGAGCACATGGATTATGCTTCTTTAGATTCGATCTCAGCCTTACAATCTAATCTAACggccttaattaattcatccttttactattatatatatataatttatttttaaactctttatttttacCAACCGTCCGATCAAATGATCGGACGGCCCAAATTAAATACCAAAGTTTTTCATCTTTTCCCAAAATTGTACAACCCCTACGTCTCCCCCGTACTCTTTCTCCTTCCccataattttttcctttcccAGACGCGTTTACCTCCTTCCCCATGGCCGATCCTCACCTCTCCCATTGGCTCAGTCAGAAAATGGCTATGGACTGCCGGAAAATGTTAATTTCCGGTGGTTCCTTGCTCTATACCCCCATCCGTCACTCAACCCCTTTCAAATCCATCTGAGAAAGGCGACTCTTGGAAGAAACTTTCTTCCCCTTCATCATTATTCCTTCAGATTTGGCTtccctagaattcaaaaattcaaattcttgaG
This region includes:
- the LOC125876416 gene encoding UDP-glycosyltransferase 74F2-like — encoded protein: MNLAHNKIHCLVIPFPTQGHINPMLQFSKRLQHKGIEITLVPTIHIFNKSMQELTSSITIEPISDGYDDVNGLFCAKSIETYLESYQKVGSQDIIQLIEKLKNKGNPINCVIYDSFMPWILDVAKMFGLVSCVFFTMSCAVENIFYHIQLKELKLPVEGHQVLLPGLPPLVPSDLPSFVNDLGSYPPFLKMLVDQFSNIQEADWILCNTIYELEKHEVDWITKRLSLRTIGPTIPSMYVDKRLENDNSYGLSMYKPKTDVCMKWLSDCDDGSVVYVSFGSMAELKEEQMKEIACGLKKSNHNFLWVDIRESEKPKIPKDFLENITKEKGLVVTWCPQLDVLAHKAIGCFMTHCGWNSTLEALSLAVPMVAIPIWTDQCTNAKYVMDIWEMGIKAQANEKGVVKQEVVEHCIKEVMEGERGKEIRKNATKWREVTKKAMDEGGSSDRNINEFIAKLVNVS